The following coding sequences lie in one Streptomyces venezuelae genomic window:
- the bldG gene encoding anti-sigma factor antagonist BldG, with translation MDLSLSTRTVGDRTVVEVGGEIDVYTAPKLREQLVELVNDGSFHLVVDMEGVDFLDSTGLGVLVGGLKRVRAHEGSLRLVCNQERILKIFRITGLTKVFPIHTSVEEAVAATD, from the coding sequence GTGGACCTGTCCCTGTCGACCCGTACCGTCGGCGATCGTACGGTCGTCGAGGTCGGTGGCGAAATCGATGTATATACCGCGCCGAAGCTGCGCGAGCAGTTGGTCGAGCTGGTGAACGACGGCAGTTTTCATCTGGTCGTCGACATGGAGGGCGTGGACTTCCTCGACTCCACCGGGCTCGGCGTGCTGGTCGGCGGCCTGAAGCGTGTGCGTGCCCATGAGGGCTCGCTGCGCCTGGTCTGCAACCAGGAGCGCATTCTCAAGATTTTCCGTATCACCGGTCTGACCAAGGTGTTCCCCATCCACACCTCGGTCGAGGAAGCGGTCGCGGCCACCGACTGA
- a CDS encoding ATP-binding protein, with protein sequence MATVELRFSALPEHVRTARLVAAAVARRAGVDEAVLDEVRLAVGEACTRAVGLHQSSGVTAPVRVALIEDEKQFSIEVGDEAPRAAPGDRAPGARLDDGEETDAEGEDEMGLAVISGLVDDVEVTAGEAGGLIRMRWPTTPAPLVP encoded by the coding sequence ATGGCCACCGTTGAGCTCCGCTTCAGCGCCCTGCCCGAGCACGTCAGGACCGCCCGTCTGGTGGCGGCCGCGGTGGCGCGCAGGGCCGGGGTGGACGAAGCCGTTCTCGACGAGGTCAGGCTGGCCGTCGGCGAGGCCTGCACGCGCGCCGTCGGGCTGCATCAGAGCAGCGGAGTGACGGCGCCGGTGCGGGTCGCGCTGATCGAGGACGAGAAGCAGTTCTCCATCGAGGTCGGCGACGAGGCTCCCCGTGCGGCGCCCGGTGACCGGGCGCCCGGCGCGCGTCTCGACGACGGCGAGGAGACGGATGCCGAGGGCGAGGACGAGATGGGCCTCGCGGTCATCAGCGGCCTCGTGGACGACGTGGAGGTCACGGCCGGAGAGGCCGGTGGTCTCATCCGCATGCGCTGGCCGACGACGCCGGCGCCCCTCGTGCCCTGA
- a CDS encoding sodium-translocating pyrophosphatase produces MAGLSTPHQFDHPTTFAAAVLTDDNRLIVMVIAAVALAALIVAGVLVRQVLAAGEGTDSMKKIAAAVQEGANAYLGRQLRTLGVFAVVVFFLLMLLPADDWNQRAGRSIFFLVGAAFSATTGYIGMWLAVRSNVRVAAAAREATPAEGEPEKDLTAVSHKAMKIAFRTGGVVGMFTVGLGLLGASCVVLVYAADAPKVLEGFGLGAALIAMFMRVGGGIFTKAADVGADLVGKVEQGIPEDDPRNAATIADNVGDNVGDCAGMAADLFESYAVTLVAALILGKVAFGDSGLAFPLLVPAIGVVTAMIGIFAVAPRRSDRSGMSAINRGFFISAVISLALVAVAVFVYLPSTYADLDGVTDAAIKGHDGDPRVLALVAVAIGIVMAALIQQLTGYFTETTRRPVRDIGKTSLTGPATVVLAGISVGLESAVYTALLIGLGVYGAFLLGGTSIMLALFAVALAGTGLLTTVGVIVAMDTFGPVSDNAQGIAEMSGDVEGAGAQVLTDLDAVGNTTKAITKGIAIATAVLAASALFGSYRDAIAEAAKDVGEKLGDGAPMNLVMDISQPNNLVGLILGAAVVFLFSGLAINAVSRSAGAVVYEVRRQFREKPGIMDYTEQPEYGRVVDICTKDALRELATPGLLAVLTPIAVGFSLGVGALGSFLAGAIGTGTLMAVFLANSGGAWDNAKKLVEDGHHGGKGSEAHAATVIGDTVGDPFKDTAGPAINPLLKVMNLVALLIAPAVVKFSYGDDASVGMRALIAALSIAVIIGAVYVSKRRGIAVGDEGNNERVAKPADPAVVS; encoded by the coding sequence ATGGCGGGGCTTTCTACCCCTCATCAGTTTGACCATCCCACAACCTTCGCAGCCGCAGTCCTGACAGATGACAACCGTCTCATCGTGATGGTGATCGCCGCCGTCGCGCTGGCGGCGCTGATCGTCGCGGGTGTGCTCGTACGACAAGTACTCGCGGCGGGCGAGGGCACCGACAGCATGAAGAAGATCGCGGCAGCGGTCCAGGAGGGCGCGAATGCCTATCTGGGCCGGCAGTTGCGCACTCTCGGCGTATTCGCCGTCGTGGTGTTCTTCCTGCTCATGCTGCTGCCCGCGGACGACTGGAATCAGCGCGCCGGACGATCGATCTTCTTCTTGGTCGGAGCGGCGTTCTCGGCGACCACCGGCTATATCGGTATGTGGCTCGCCGTACGCAGCAATGTGCGCGTGGCAGCCGCTGCCCGAGAGGCCACTCCGGCAGAAGGTGAACCCGAAAAGGATCTCACCGCTGTCTCGCACAAGGCCATGAAGATCGCTTTCCGCACGGGCGGCGTAGTCGGCATGTTCACGGTGGGGCTCGGTCTTCTGGGCGCCTCCTGTGTGGTGCTCGTCTACGCGGCCGACGCGCCGAAGGTGCTCGAAGGTTTCGGCCTCGGTGCCGCACTGATCGCGATGTTCATGCGTGTCGGCGGCGGCATCTTCACCAAGGCCGCCGACGTCGGCGCCGACCTGGTCGGCAAGGTCGAGCAGGGCATTCCGGAGGACGATCCGCGCAATGCCGCGACCATCGCCGACAACGTGGGCGACAACGTCGGCGACTGCGCCGGTATGGCCGCCGACCTCTTCGAGTCGTACGCCGTGACGCTCGTCGCCGCGCTGATCCTCGGCAAGGTGGCGTTCGGCGACTCCGGTCTCGCGTTCCCCCTGCTCGTCCCGGCCATCGGTGTCGTGACGGCGATGATCGGCATCTTCGCGGTGGCGCCCCGGCGCTCCGACCGCAGCGGGATGAGCGCCATCAACCGCGGCTTCTTCATCTCCGCGGTGATCTCGCTGGCGCTCGTGGCCGTGGCGGTCTTCGTCTACCTGCCGTCCACGTACGCGGACCTGGACGGCGTCACGGACGCCGCGATCAAGGGCCACGACGGCGATCCAAGGGTCCTCGCGCTCGTCGCCGTCGCCATCGGCATCGTGATGGCCGCGCTGATCCAGCAGCTCACCGGCTACTTCACCGAGACGACCCGGCGTCCCGTCAGGGACATCGGGAAGACCTCGCTCACCGGCCCGGCCACCGTCGTCCTCGCCGGTATCTCGGTCGGTCTGGAATCGGCCGTCTACACCGCGCTGCTGATCGGGCTCGGCGTGTACGGGGCGTTCCTGCTCGGCGGCACGTCGATCATGCTCGCCCTCTTCGCGGTCGCGCTCGCCGGTACGGGACTGCTGACCACGGTCGGCGTGATCGTCGCCATGGACACGTTCGGGCCTGTCTCCGACAACGCGCAGGGCATCGCCGAGATGTCCGGCGACGTCGAGGGCGCGGGCGCGCAGGTCCTCACCGACCTGGACGCCGTCGGCAACACCACCAAGGCCATCACCAAGGGCATCGCCATCGCCACCGCGGTCCTCGCGGCGTCGGCGCTCTTCGGGTCGTACCGCGACGCCATCGCGGAAGCGGCCAAGGACGTCGGCGAGAAACTCGGCGACGGCGCACCGATGAACCTCGTGATGGACATCTCACAGCCCAACAACCTGGTCGGCCTGATCCTCGGCGCCGCGGTCGTCTTCCTCTTCTCGGGGCTCGCGATCAACGCGGTCTCGCGGTCGGCGGGCGCCGTGGTCTACGAAGTGCGGCGGCAGTTCCGTGAGAAGCCCGGGATCATGGACTACACCGAGCAGCCCGAGTACGGGCGCGTCGTCGACATCTGCACCAAGGACGCGCTGCGCGAGCTGGCCACGCCGGGTCTGCTCGCCGTGCTCACGCCGATCGCGGTCGGCTTCTCGCTCGGCGTCGGCGCGCTCGGCTCATTCCTCGCGGGCGCGATCGGCACGGGCACGCTCATGGCCGTCTTCCTCGCCAACTCCGGTGGTGCCTGGGACAACGCCAAGAAGCTCGTCGAGGACGGGCACCACGGCGGCAAGGGCAGCGAGGCGCACGCCGCGACCGTCATCGGTGACACGGTCGGCGACCCGTTCAAGGACACCGCGGGTCCCGCCATCAACCCCCTGCTGAAGGTGATGAACCTGGTGGCGCTGCTCATCGCGCCCGCGGTCGTCAAGTTCAGCTACGGGGACGACGCCAGTGTCGGGATGCGGGCGCTGATCGCGGCGCTCTCCATCGCGGTCATCATCGGCGCGGTCTACGTCTCCAAGCGGCGCGGCATCGCCGTGGGGGACGAGGGCAACAACGAGCGGGTGGCCAAGCCGGCCGACCCGGCGGTGGTCTCGTAG
- a CDS encoding small secreted protein encodes MEGTNPVNKKLAAALSGGAVLVLALSGCSDDGNKKLDDWAKKVCDSVQPQSKKIAAANAAIQKETSDNSSPGDVQKTDSKAFKDMSDAYKSMGDAVKNAGAPPVDDGKKKTDDAVKELNGISKSYGDLQKQVDGLDTKNQADFADGLKDVAGELDKLSKSGNEALEKLQEGDVGKAMRKQDSCKSASATPSAKS; translated from the coding sequence ATGGAAGGGACCAATCCGGTGAACAAGAAGCTTGCAGCCGCACTGTCCGGCGGTGCGGTACTGGTACTCGCTTTGTCAGGGTGCAGCGACGACGGCAACAAGAAGCTGGACGACTGGGCCAAGAAGGTCTGTGACTCGGTGCAGCCGCAGTCGAAGAAGATCGCGGCGGCCAACGCCGCGATCCAGAAGGAGACCTCCGACAACAGCTCGCCGGGCGACGTCCAGAAGACCGACTCCAAGGCGTTCAAGGACATGTCCGACGCCTACAAGTCGATGGGTGACGCCGTGAAGAACGCGGGCGCGCCCCCGGTCGACGACGGCAAGAAGAAGACGGACGACGCCGTCAAGGAGCTCAACGGCATCTCCAAGTCCTACGGCGACCTGCAGAAGCAGGTGGACGGCCTCGACACCAAGAACCAGGCAGACTTCGCCGACGGCCTCAAGGACGTCGCGGGCGAACTGGACAAGCTCAGCAAGAGCGGCAACGAAGCCCTCGAGAAGCTGCAGGAGGGCGACGTCGGCAAGGCGATGCGCAAGCAGGACAGCTGCAAGAGCGCGTCCGCCACACCGTCCGCCAAGAGCTGA
- a CDS encoding methyltransferase, translated as MSNATLPLPSSDRADVAAALRDALLAADFTADGLLELLGAPAYTALARSETVPALRATRGDGALPALVRLFLLQESVPHARVADVLPVDVLLESDWLAERDGELWATVDVRPYGGPSGEDWFIVSDLGCAVGGAGGIGKHEEGVVLGVGGASTTLAGITVRLPVASALDLGTGSGIQALHAAQHATRVTATDLNPRALRFTRLTLALSGAPEADLREGSLFEPVADETYDLIVSNPPFVISPGARLTYRDGGMGGDDLCRSLVQEAGERLNEGGYAHFLANWQHVEGEEWQDRLRSWVPRDCDAWIVQREVQDITQYAELWLRDAGDHRTDSAEYAARYDAWLDEFEARGTRAVGFGWITLRKTAAAEPSVTVEEWPHPVEQPLGDTVREFFERQEYLRAHDDAALLAAHFKLADEVVQEQVGLPGAEDPEHVVLRQNRGMRRATKVDTVGAGFAGVCDGSLSAGRILDAIAQLVGEDPVLLRDRTPAQIRLLVQQGFLLPASE; from the coding sequence GTGAGTAACGCCACCCTTCCCCTGCCCTCGTCCGACCGCGCCGACGTCGCCGCCGCCCTGCGCGACGCCCTGCTCGCCGCCGACTTCACCGCCGACGGGCTGCTCGAACTGCTCGGGGCCCCCGCCTACACCGCGCTGGCCCGCAGCGAGACCGTGCCCGCGCTGCGGGCCACCCGCGGGGACGGGGCCCTCCCGGCGCTCGTACGCCTCTTCCTGCTGCAGGAATCGGTGCCCCACGCGCGCGTGGCCGACGTTCTCCCCGTCGACGTACTCCTGGAGAGCGACTGGCTGGCCGAGCGGGACGGCGAGCTGTGGGCGACGGTGGACGTGCGGCCGTACGGCGGACCGAGCGGTGAGGACTGGTTCATCGTCTCCGACCTGGGGTGCGCGGTCGGCGGCGCCGGTGGCATCGGCAAGCACGAGGAGGGCGTCGTCCTCGGCGTGGGCGGCGCGTCCACCACGCTGGCCGGCATCACGGTGCGCCTGCCCGTCGCGAGCGCACTCGACCTCGGCACCGGATCCGGCATCCAGGCCCTGCACGCCGCCCAGCACGCCACGCGCGTGACCGCGACCGACCTCAACCCCCGCGCCCTGCGGTTCACCCGGCTCACCCTGGCGCTGTCCGGCGCGCCGGAGGCGGACCTACGGGAGGGCTCGCTCTTCGAACCGGTCGCCGACGAGACGTACGACCTGATCGTCTCCAACCCGCCCTTCGTGATCTCGCCCGGTGCCCGGCTCACGTACCGGGACGGCGGCATGGGCGGGGACGATCTGTGCCGCTCGCTCGTTCAGGAGGCGGGGGAGCGGTTGAACGAAGGGGGGTACGCGCACTTCCTGGCCAACTGGCAGCACGTGGAGGGCGAGGAGTGGCAGGACCGGCTGCGGTCCTGGGTGCCGCGTGACTGCGACGCCTGGATCGTGCAGCGCGAGGTGCAGGACATCACGCAGTACGCCGAGCTGTGGCTGCGCGACGCGGGGGACCACCGCACGGACTCCGCGGAGTACGCCGCGCGGTACGACGCGTGGCTGGACGAGTTCGAGGCGCGGGGCACGCGCGCCGTCGGGTTCGGCTGGATCACGCTCAGGAAGACGGCTGCCGCCGAGCCGTCCGTCACCGTCGAGGAGTGGCCGCACCCCGTCGAGCAGCCGCTCGGCGACACGGTGCGGGAGTTCTTCGAACGGCAGGAGTACCTGCGCGCGCACGACGACGCCGCGCTGCTCGCCGCGCACTTCAAGCTCGCCGACGAGGTCGTGCAGGAGCAGGTCGGACTGCCGGGCGCCGAGGACCCGGAGCACGTCGTGCTGCGCCAGAACCGCGGGATGCGCAGGGCCACCAAGGTCGACACCGTGGGCGCCGGGTTCGCGGGCGTCTGCGACGGCTCGCTGAGCGCCGGTCGCATCCTGGACGCCATCGCGCAACTCGTCGGCGAGGACCCGGTGTTGCTGCGGGACCGTACGCCCGCGCAGATCAGGCTCCTCGTGCAGCAGGGCTTCCTGCTGCCCGCGTCGGAGTAG
- the topA gene encoding type I DNA topoisomerase codes for MSPTSETAQGGRRLVIVESPAKAKTIKSYLGPGYVVEASVGHIRDLPNGAAEVPEKYTGEVRRLGVDVEHDFQPIYVVNADKKAQVKKLKDLLKESDELFLATDEDREGEAIAWHLLEVLKPKVPVHRMVFHEITKDAIRSAVANPRELNKRMVDAQETRRILDRLYGYEVSPVLWKKVMPRLSAGRVQSVATRLVVERERERIAFRSAEYWDLTGTFGTGRAGDASDPSQLVARLTTVDGKRVAQGRDFNSVGQLKANSAGTLHLDEANARALAAALRETAFSVRSVESKPYRRSPYAPFRTTTMQQEASRKLGFGAKATMQVAQKLYENGFITYMRTDSTTLSDTAVAAARSQVTQLYGSDYLPDKPRTYAGKVKNAQEAHEAIRPSGDRFRTPAETGLTGDQFRLYELIWKRTVASQMKDATGNSVTVKIGGRASDGRDAEFSASGKTITFHGFLKAYVEGADDPNAELDDRERRLPQVNEGDALSADEISVDGHATKPPARYTEASLVKELEEREIGRPSTYASILGTILDRGYVFKKGTALVPSFLSFAVVNLLEKHFGRLVDYDFTAKMEDDLDRIARGEAQAVPWLRRFYFGEGEGSGGAADAGNGDGDHLGGLKELVTDLGAIDAREVSSFPVGNDIVLRVGRYGPYIERGERDAENHQRADVPDDLAPDELTVEYAEELLAKPSGDFELGADPETGRQIIAKDGRYGPYVTEVLPEGTPKTGKNAVKPRTASLFKTMSLDTVTLEDALKLMSLPRVVGTDAEGVEITAQNGRYGPYLKKGTDSRSIDTEEQLFTITLEEALEIYSKPKQRGRAAAKPPLKELGEDPVSGKPVVVKDGRFGAYVTDGETNATLRAADSVEDITPERGYELLAEKRAKGPAKKTAKKAAKKAPAKKAPAKKTAAKKTAAKKTTAAKKTATKKTAAKKTAASKAAVSEE; via the coding sequence TTGTCCCCGACCAGCGAGACCGCACAGGGCGGCCGCCGACTCGTCATCGTCGAGTCGCCTGCCAAGGCGAAGACGATCAAGAGCTACCTCGGCCCCGGCTACGTAGTCGAGGCCAGCGTCGGGCACATCCGCGACCTCCCCAATGGCGCCGCGGAGGTGCCCGAGAAGTACACCGGTGAGGTGCGCCGCCTCGGCGTGGACGTCGAACACGACTTCCAGCCCATCTATGTCGTCAACGCCGACAAAAAGGCGCAGGTCAAGAAGCTCAAGGACCTCCTGAAGGAGTCCGACGAACTCTTCCTCGCCACCGATGAGGACCGCGAGGGCGAAGCCATCGCGTGGCACCTCCTCGAGGTCCTGAAGCCCAAGGTCCCCGTCCACCGCATGGTGTTCCACGAGATCACCAAGGACGCGATCCGCAGCGCCGTCGCCAACCCGCGCGAGCTCAACAAGCGCATGGTCGACGCCCAGGAGACCCGCCGCATCCTCGACCGCCTCTACGGCTACGAGGTCTCGCCGGTCCTCTGGAAGAAGGTCATGCCGCGCCTGTCGGCCGGCCGTGTGCAGTCCGTCGCCACCCGCCTCGTCGTCGAGCGGGAGCGCGAGCGCATCGCCTTCCGCTCCGCCGAGTACTGGGACCTGACCGGCACCTTCGGCACCGGCCGCGCCGGTGACGCCTCCGACCCTTCGCAGCTCGTCGCCCGCCTCACCACGGTCGACGGCAAGCGCGTCGCACAGGGCCGCGACTTCAACTCCGTCGGACAGCTGAAGGCCAACAGCGCGGGCACCCTGCACCTGGACGAGGCGAACGCCCGCGCGCTGGCCGCCGCCCTCCGGGAGACCGCCTTCTCCGTGCGGTCGGTCGAGTCGAAGCCGTACCGCCGCTCGCCGTACGCCCCGTTCCGTACGACGACGATGCAGCAGGAGGCCTCGCGCAAGCTGGGCTTCGGCGCGAAGGCCACCATGCAGGTGGCCCAGAAGCTGTACGAGAACGGCTTCATCACGTACATGCGTACGGACTCCACGACCCTGTCGGACACCGCGGTCGCCGCCGCGCGCTCACAGGTCACGCAGCTCTACGGCAGCGACTACCTGCCGGACAAGCCGCGCACGTACGCCGGGAAGGTCAAGAACGCGCAGGAGGCGCACGAGGCGATCCGTCCTTCGGGCGATCGTTTCCGCACGCCCGCCGAGACCGGTCTGACCGGCGACCAGTTCCGGCTCTACGAACTCATCTGGAAGCGGACCGTCGCCTCCCAGATGAAGGACGCGACGGGCAACTCCGTCACGGTCAAGATCGGCGGCCGCGCCTCCGACGGCCGCGACGCCGAGTTCAGCGCGTCCGGCAAGACCATCACCTTCCACGGCTTCCTCAAGGCGTACGTCGAGGGCGCGGACGACCCGAACGCCGAGCTGGACGACCGCGAGCGCAGGCTTCCGCAGGTCAACGAGGGTGACGCGCTCTCCGCCGACGAGATCTCCGTCGACGGCCACGCGACCAAGCCCCCGGCCCGCTACACCGAGGCCAGCCTCGTCAAGGAGCTCGAAGAGCGCGAGATCGGCCGCCCGTCGACGTACGCGTCGATCCTCGGCACGATCCTCGACCGCGGGTACGTCTTCAAGAAGGGGACGGCCCTCGTGCCCTCCTTCCTGTCGTTCGCCGTGGTCAACCTCCTCGAGAAGCACTTCGGGCGCCTCGTCGACTACGACTTCACCGCCAAGATGGAGGACGACCTCGACCGCATCGCGCGGGGCGAGGCGCAGGCCGTGCCGTGGCTGCGGCGCTTCTACTTCGGCGAGGGCGAGGGCTCCGGCGGCGCCGCCGACGCGGGCAACGGCGACGGGGACCACCTCGGTGGCCTCAAGGAGCTCGTCACCGACCTCGGCGCGATCGACGCCCGCGAGGTGTCGTCCTTCCCCGTCGGCAACGACATCGTGCTGCGCGTCGGGCGCTACGGCCCCTACATCGAGCGCGGCGAGCGCGACGCCGAGAACCACCAGCGCGCGGACGTCCCCGACGACCTGGCCCCCGACGAGCTCACCGTCGAGTACGCGGAGGAGCTGCTCGCCAAGCCGAGCGGTGACTTCGAGCTGGGCGCCGACCCCGAGACCGGCCGCCAGATCATCGCCAAGGACGGCCGCTACGGCCCGTACGTCACCGAGGTGCTCCCCGAGGGCACCCCGAAGACCGGCAAGAACGCGGTCAAGCCGCGTACGGCCTCCCTCTTCAAGACCATGTCGCTCGACACGGTCACTCTGGAGGACGCGCTCAAGCTGATGTCCCTCCCGCGCGTGGTGGGTACCGACGCGGAAGGCGTCGAGATCACCGCGCAGAACGGGCGGTACGGGCCGTACCTGAAGAAGGGCACCGACTCGCGCTCCATCGACACCGAGGAGCAGCTCTTCACCATCACGCTGGAAGAGGCCCTGGAGATCTACTCCAAGCCGAAGCAGCGTGGCCGCGCCGCCGCGAAGCCGCCGCTGAAGGAGCTCGGCGAGGACCCGGTGAGCGGGAAGCCGGTCGTCGTCAAGGACGGCCGCTTCGGAGCGTACGTCACGGACGGTGAGACGAACGCGACGCTGCGGGCCGCCGACTCCGTCGAGGACATCACGCCCGAGCGGGGCTACGAGCTCCTCGCGGAGAAGCGGGCGAAGGGCCCCGCCAAGAAGACCGCGAAGAAGGCGGCCAAGAAGGCCCCCGCCAAGAAGGCCCCCGCGAAGAAGACCGCCGCCAAGAAGACGGCTGCCAAGAAGACCACGGCCGCGAAGAAAACGGCCACCAAGAAGACTGCCGCCAAGAAGACGGCCGCTTCGAAGGCTGCTGTTTCGGAGGAGTGA